One Bacteroidia bacterium genomic window carries:
- the secE gene encoding preprotein translocase subunit SecE, protein MLEKWRNSLKLTVDELLYKVTWPTWEELQESAIITLIASLIIALLVFIMDTVFENTFEVFYEIFQ, encoded by the coding sequence ATGCTTGAAAAGTGGAGAAATTCTTTAAAGCTCACCGTGGACGAGTTGCTGTACAAAGTAACCTGGCCTACCTGGGAGGAGCTGCAGGAAAGCGCAATAATTACATTGATTGCATCTTTGATAATCGCACTGTTGGTTTTTATTATGGACACAGTGTTTGAAAATACATTTGAGGTGTTTTATGAGATCTTTCAATAA
- the tuf gene encoding elongation factor Tu: MAKEKFERSKPHVNIGTIGHVDHGKTTLTAAITTVLSSKGFAETRSFDSIDNAPEEKERGITINTSHVEYQTDSRHYAHVDCPGHADYVKNMVTGAAQMDGAILVVAATDGPMPQTREHILLARQVGVPKLVVFMNKVDMVDDEELLDLVEMEIRDLLSFYDFDGDNTPIIRGSALGALNGEEQWVKTVEELMTAVDEFVPVPPRATELKFLMPIEDIFSITGRGTVATGRIEKGIINTGDPVEIVGFSEQPLKSTVTGVEMFRKLLDRGEAGDNAGILLRGIEKTQIKRGMVIAAPGSITPHTEFKAEVYILKKEEGGRHTPFFNKYRPQFYLRTTDVTGEITLPENVEMIMPGDNVTISVKLIAPVALDKGLRFAIREGGRTVGAGQVTEIDK; the protein is encoded by the coding sequence ATGGCAAAGGAAAAATTTGAAAGGAGTAAGCCTCACGTAAACATTGGTACGATTGGCCACGTAGACCACGGTAAAACTACCCTGACTGCAGCCATCACTACTGTATTATCATCAAAAGGTTTTGCTGAAACGCGTTCATTCGATTCAATTGATAACGCACCTGAAGAAAAGGAAAGAGGTATTACCATTAATACTTCGCATGTAGAATATCAGACGGATAGTCGCCATTATGCTCACGTTGACTGTCCAGGTCACGCTGACTATGTTAAAAACATGGTTACAGGTGCTGCCCAAATGGACGGTGCTATCCTTGTTGTAGCAGCAACGGATGGACCTATGCCTCAAACCCGTGAACACATCTTGCTGGCCCGCCAGGTAGGTGTACCAAAGCTTGTCGTATTCATGAATAAGGTGGATATGGTAGACGATGAAGAATTGCTGGACCTTGTTGAAATGGAAATTCGCGATCTGCTCTCTTTCTACGATTTTGACGGAGATAACACACCCATCATTCGCGGCTCTGCATTAGGAGCCCTTAATGGTGAAGAGCAGTGGGTGAAAACAGTTGAAGAACTGATGACGGCAGTGGATGAATTTGTCCCTGTACCACCCCGCGCTACAGAGCTTAAATTCCTCATGCCAATTGAAGATATTTTTTCAATCACCGGTCGTGGTACTGTCGCCACCGGAAGAATTGAAAAAGGAATCATAAACACAGGGGATCCTGTAGAAATAGTTGGATTCTCAGAGCAACCACTGAAGAGCACCGTAACCGGAGTAGAAATGTTCCGGAAGTTGCTTGACAGAGGTGAAGCAGGCGATAACGCTGGAATTCTGCTCAGAGGAATTGAAAAAACACAGATTAAAAGAGGGATGGTAATTGCCGCACCTGGCTCCATCACTCCGCACACAGAATTTAAAGCCGAGGTATATATCCTGAAAAAAGAAGAAGGCGGACGCCACACTCCTTTTTTCAACAAATACCGTCCTCAGTTTTATCTGCGTACAACAGATGTTACCGGAGAAATCACGCTTCCTGAAAATGTGGAAATGATTATGCCGGGAGACAATGTAACCATAAGCGTAAAGCTGATAGCTCCGGTCGCACTTGACAAAGGTCTTCGCTTTGCGATTCGCGAAGGTGGACGTACGGTAGGTGCCGGCCAGGTTACTGAGATTGACAAATAA
- the raiA gene encoding ribosome-associated translation inhibitor RaiA — MKVEFEKIPEGVNSQLTELIERKLQKLERYYENIVHTVVYLRENGGVSKELEVKLIVKDQTLFVKEDATTFEEALEKAIETMSRQLKKYKDKLKEK, encoded by the coding sequence ATGAAAGTAGAATTCGAAAAAATACCTGAAGGAGTCAATAGTCAACTTACTGAACTGATTGAACGCAAACTTCAAAAGCTGGAGCGCTACTATGAAAATATAGTACATACCGTAGTTTATCTGCGAGAAAATGGCGGTGTGAGTAAAGAGCTAGAGGTAAAACTAATAGTGAAGGATCAGACATTATTTGTAAAAGAAGATGCCACCACCTTCGAAGAAGCGCTTGAAAAAGCCATAGAAACAATGAGCCGGCAACTCAAAAAGTACAAGGATAAACTGAAGGAAAAATAA
- a CDS encoding tyrosine-type recombinase/integrase, which produces MDRHLEHFSSWLRDEKKYSHHTITAYLNDVSGFLEYAGVFYEISTIQEIEEQHVKSWIAALSQNGISASSIGRKRSSLSTFFGYLMIANILAENPAKRVLPPKRTETVIRNPSEKELLKLLDRIAFPDTYEGHRDRLMLELLYGTGIRLGELVKLKIEDVNLVDGFIKVHGKGNKERLIPLHKKLIEEFKTFLQVQKERHNSAANVITTDKGKPAYEMLIYRTIKNYLSQVTSLEKRSPHILRHSFATHLLNRGADLNAIKELLGHNSLAATQVYTHVSIEKLKQSYKQAHPRAGKK; this is translated from the coding sequence ATGGACCGGCACCTGGAGCACTTCTCGTCCTGGCTCAGAGATGAAAAGAAATATTCCCATCACACCATTACTGCCTATCTTAATGACGTATCTGGATTTTTGGAGTATGCCGGTGTCTTTTACGAAATCTCAACTATTCAGGAAATAGAGGAGCAGCACGTAAAATCCTGGATTGCCGCACTTAGCCAAAATGGTATTTCCGCATCCTCAATCGGCCGAAAACGTTCCTCACTAAGTACTTTTTTTGGATACCTGATGATAGCAAACATATTAGCAGAAAACCCGGCTAAGAGAGTACTCCCTCCAAAAAGGACAGAAACGGTTATCCGCAATCCTTCTGAAAAGGAATTACTGAAGCTTCTGGACCGCATAGCATTCCCTGATACGTATGAAGGCCACCGGGATAGACTAATGTTGGAGTTGCTTTATGGTACCGGCATCCGGCTTGGTGAATTGGTAAAACTTAAAATTGAAGACGTAAATCTGGTAGATGGCTTTATTAAGGTACACGGAAAAGGAAATAAAGAACGCCTCATTCCGCTGCATAAAAAGCTGATTGAAGAATTCAAGACTTTTCTCCAAGTTCAGAAGGAAAGACATAATTCAGCGGCCAACGTTATAACAACCGATAAAGGAAAGCCTGCATACGAGATGCTTATTTACAGGACGATCAAAAACTATTTGTCGCAAGTAACTTCGCTTGAGAAGCGAAGCCCACATATACTCCGTCATTCTTTTGCTACTCATTTGCTGAACCGGGGTGCGGATCTCAACGCGATAAAAGAATTACTTGGCCATAATAGCCTGGCAGCAACGCAGGTTTATACCCACGTCTCCATTGAAAAATTAAAACAATCATACAAGCAGGCTCATCCCAGAGCCGGCAAGAAGTAA
- the rpsU gene encoding 30S ribosomal protein S21, whose protein sequence is MIKVSIKENESIDRALKRFKKKLEKSGVFREYRSRQFFVKPSVERRTEVIKAGYREHMRQQES, encoded by the coding sequence ATGATCAAAGTGTCTATTAAGGAGAATGAATCAATTGACCGCGCCTTGAAACGCTTCAAGAAAAAGCTTGAAAAGAGCGGTGTTTTCCGTGAGTATCGTAGCCGTCAGTTCTTTGTAAAGCCTTCAGTTGAAAGGCGTACCGAAGTTATTAAAGCGGGCTATCGCGAGCATATGCGTCAACAGGAAAGCTAA
- a CDS encoding acyl-CoA dehydrogenase family protein — protein MDFSQNENQRMIAEMIRDFGEKKIRPNIMKWDESQEFPVSVMKELGELGLMGVLVPQEYKGSGFGYLEYVTVISEIGKIDPSIGLSVAAHNSLCTGHIMQFGNAAQKKKYLPKLATAEWIGAWGLTEPNTGSDAGNMKTTAVKDGDHYVINGAKNFITHGKSGDVAVVIIRTGETGDSHGMTAFIIDKGTPGFKAGRKEDKLGMRASETTELIFEDCRVHKDQILDKEGEGFVQAMKVLDGGRISIAALSLGVAKGAYEAALNYSKERHQFNRPIADFQAIQFKLADMALEIENAELLTLKAADIKNRGEKVTTISSMAKYYASEICVKISNEAVQIFGGYGYIKDYPVEKFYRDSKLCTIGEGTSEIQKLVISRELLRN, from the coding sequence ATGGATTTTAGCCAGAATGAGAACCAGCGCATGATTGCGGAAATGATCCGTGACTTTGGAGAAAAGAAGATCAGGCCGAATATTATGAAATGGGACGAGTCCCAGGAGTTTCCTGTCTCTGTCATGAAAGAGCTTGGAGAACTTGGACTTATGGGTGTGCTGGTTCCTCAGGAATATAAAGGATCCGGATTTGGCTACCTGGAATATGTGACGGTGATAAGCGAGATCGGTAAAATTGATCCTTCAATCGGCCTATCGGTGGCCGCGCATAATTCGCTTTGTACCGGCCATATAATGCAGTTTGGTAACGCTGCGCAAAAGAAGAAATACCTCCCTAAACTTGCCACAGCCGAATGGATTGGTGCATGGGGTCTTACAGAACCCAATACGGGGTCTGATGCCGGAAATATGAAAACCACTGCAGTAAAGGATGGAGATCATTATGTGATCAACGGTGCTAAAAATTTCATTACTCATGGCAAAAGCGGTGATGTGGCAGTCGTAATAATTCGCACAGGCGAAACCGGAGATTCGCACGGGATGACAGCATTCATAATTGATAAGGGCACTCCGGGATTTAAGGCCGGGCGAAAAGAAGATAAACTGGGAATGCGTGCCTCTGAAACCACTGAATTGATATTCGAGGACTGCCGGGTGCATAAAGATCAAATCCTTGACAAAGAGGGTGAAGGGTTTGTGCAGGCAATGAAAGTGCTGGACGGGGGACGAATATCCATAGCTGCCCTTTCGCTGGGTGTTGCAAAAGGCGCTTATGAAGCCGCACTGAACTATTCCAAGGAGCGCCATCAATTTAACCGGCCCATCGCGGATTTTCAGGCCATTCAGTTCAAGCTGGCAGACATGGCCCTAGAGATAGAAAACGCAGAACTCCTGACTTTAAAAGCAGCCGACATAAAGAACCGTGGAGAAAAAGTCACAACTATTTCCTCAATGGCAAAATATTATGCTTCTGAGATCTGTGTCAAAATTTCCAATGAAGCCGTGCAGATTTTTGGTGGTTATGGCTACATCAAAGATTATCCGGTAGAGAAATTTTACCGCGATTCGAAACTCTGCACCATCGGAGAAGGTACTTCAGAGATACAGAAGCTCGTCATTAGCCGCGAACTTCTTCGCAATTAA
- a CDS encoding helix-hairpin-helix domain-containing protein: protein MWRKIQDYFSFRKAERRALLVLGWLMILFLAIYYLLDFYHPKTEGDFSELKQMVAEYRQGQQLATHDTTVEEYNDFVDEELTTSETTKPRYFKFDPNTASAAEFEELGLKRYVAGNIIKYRSKGGSFKTKDDLSRIYGLDDEVFRKIRPFIDLPEEAERKPDSYSENNYQYESRDDWSKPDEKIIVDINQADSAELTLVRGIGPAFSSRIIAYREQLGGFVAKEQLMEVWGIDSTRYPEIAPQVILNDTSIKRININTAGFDELKNHPYIRYKIANAIVNYREQHGAYSDINELRKIHLINKDQFEKLEIYVVAGVSASE, encoded by the coding sequence ATGTGGCGAAAAATCCAGGATTACTTTAGCTTCAGGAAAGCAGAACGAAGAGCCTTGTTGGTACTGGGCTGGTTAATGATCCTGTTCCTGGCAATTTATTATCTGTTGGATTTTTATCACCCCAAAACCGAAGGCGATTTCAGCGAACTGAAGCAAATGGTGGCAGAATACCGCCAGGGCCAGCAATTGGCCACCCATGACACTACTGTAGAAGAATATAATGACTTCGTGGATGAAGAACTTACAACGTCAGAAACCACAAAACCACGATATTTTAAATTTGATCCTAATACAGCTTCTGCCGCTGAGTTTGAAGAATTAGGACTCAAAAGATATGTGGCCGGTAATATTATTAAATACCGCAGCAAAGGCGGCAGCTTTAAAACCAAAGATGATCTATCCCGCATTTACGGCTTGGATGATGAAGTATTCCGGAAAATCCGGCCATTCATTGATCTTCCTGAAGAAGCAGAACGCAAGCCGGATTCTTATTCAGAAAACAACTATCAGTATGAAAGCCGGGATGATTGGAGCAAGCCTGACGAAAAAATCATAGTAGATATTAACCAGGCGGATTCTGCAGAACTAACACTTGTGAGAGGCATCGGCCCGGCTTTCTCTTCAAGGATCATTGCGTACCGCGAACAGTTGGGAGGTTTTGTAGCCAAGGAGCAATTAATGGAAGTATGGGGAATAGACAGTACCCGCTATCCGGAAATTGCCCCTCAGGTCATTTTAAATGACACTTCCATTAAAAGGATAAATATTAACACAGCCGGGTTTGATGAACTTAAAAACCACCCTTATATCCGGTATAAAATTGCGAATGCCATAGTGAACTACAGGGAACAGCATGGAGCCTATTCAGATATAAATGAGCTTAGGAAGATTCATCTTATAAACAAGGACCAGTTTGAAAAACTTGAAATCTATGTGGTTGCCGGAGTATCAGCAAGCGAATAA
- a CDS encoding NAD(P)H-dependent oxidoreductase, whose product MITIIAGTNRPFSNSRVVADVYAATLRRMDANCEVLDLQGLPPDFMFSAMFDNAGKDPEFNKFQQVIDASEKFVIIIPEYNGSFPGVLKAFFDALDYPGSLAGKVCALVAISSGSQGGSLALSHFTDILNYLDMPVLPQKPRLSFIHQHLEEQELTHRPFMSLIEIQAKALLDYNG is encoded by the coding sequence ATGATAACGATCATTGCCGGAACTAACCGGCCGTTCTCCAATAGCCGCGTAGTTGCTGATGTTTATGCCGCCACGCTCAGGCGAATGGATGCCAACTGCGAGGTGCTTGATCTGCAGGGATTGCCACCTGATTTTATGTTTTCTGCAATGTTTGATAATGCAGGGAAGGATCCTGAATTCAACAAGTTTCAGCAAGTGATTGATGCTTCTGAGAAATTTGTGATCATTATACCGGAATATAATGGATCCTTTCCGGGAGTGCTGAAGGCTTTTTTTGATGCGCTTGATTATCCCGGCAGCCTGGCAGGAAAAGTCTGTGCATTGGTAGCCATCTCTTCGGGCTCGCAGGGCGGCTCCTTAGCCCTGAGTCATTTTACTGATATTCTCAATTACCTGGATATGCCGGTGCTTCCTCAAAAACCACGGTTATCGTTTATCCACCAGCATCTGGAAGAGCAGGAACTGACGCACCGCCCGTTCATGTCTCTCATCGAAATCCAGGCAAAGGCGCTTCTGGATTATAATGGATAG
- the hutU gene encoding urocanate hydratase, which yields MASGIQKLNLSDLDLKTIKAPTGTLLHTKGWVQEAALRMLMNNLDAEVAEKPEELIVYGGSGKAARNKESLILIMKALQDLEEDETLLVQSGKPVGILPTHKDAPRVIISNSMLVPKWAEFEYFLELEKKGLTMYGQMTAGSWIYIGSQGIVQGTYETYAAMANQHFNGSLRGTLNVTAGLGGMGGAQPLSITMNEGVALIAEVEKWRIEKRIQTRYLDEYYIDIDEAIDHALNAKEEQRHISIAYHGNIVDLLERLLKRDIVPETVTDQTSAHDPLNGYLPQGISVEEGEELRKSDPSAYMKKAYESMGRHVKLILQLKDKGAIAFDYGNNLRGRAKEQGVANAFDYPGFVPAYIRPLFCEGKGPFRWAALSGDPQDIYETDKKILELFPNDEPLARWIKMAQDKIAFQGLPCRICWLGQGAREKAGVAFNQMVAEGKLKAPIVIGRDHLDTGSVASPNRETEAMKDGSDAIADWPILNALINTAGGASWVSVHHGGGVGIGYSIHAGMVIVADGTADAVKRLRRVLHNDPATGVIRHADAGYDIAIDTARQHRLDLKERLK from the coding sequence ATGGCTTCAGGAATTCAGAAATTAAACCTGTCCGATCTTGATCTGAAAACCATAAAAGCGCCTACCGGTACGCTTCTTCATACCAAAGGCTGGGTGCAGGAAGCAGCTTTGCGGATGCTGATGAACAACCTGGATGCTGAAGTAGCTGAAAAACCTGAAGAACTCATTGTGTATGGGGGTTCAGGTAAAGCTGCCCGAAATAAGGAGTCGCTTATTTTGATCATGAAGGCGTTGCAGGATCTGGAAGAGGATGAAACATTATTAGTGCAGTCGGGAAAGCCGGTAGGAATATTACCGACCCACAAGGATGCTCCCCGTGTGATCATTTCCAATTCTATGCTGGTGCCGAAGTGGGCGGAGTTTGAATATTTCCTGGAACTTGAGAAAAAGGGACTGACGATGTACGGCCAGATGACGGCCGGTTCCTGGATCTACATCGGTTCGCAGGGAATTGTGCAGGGAACTTACGAAACCTATGCTGCGATGGCCAACCAGCATTTTAACGGATCGCTGCGGGGAACGCTCAATGTTACCGCTGGTCTTGGAGGAATGGGAGGCGCACAACCGCTTTCCATCACCATGAATGAAGGCGTTGCGCTCATCGCGGAAGTAGAAAAGTGGCGGATAGAAAAACGCATTCAGACGCGCTACCTTGATGAATATTATATAGATATAGATGAAGCTATTGACCACGCCCTGAATGCGAAGGAGGAGCAACGGCACATCAGCATTGCGTACCATGGAAATATTGTTGACCTGCTCGAGCGTTTGCTGAAAAGAGACATCGTTCCGGAAACTGTAACAGACCAAACTTCAGCACATGATCCGCTGAATGGCTACCTCCCACAGGGGATCAGTGTGGAAGAAGGGGAGGAGTTGCGAAAGTCCGATCCTTCCGCTTATATGAAGAAAGCGTATGAAAGCATGGGCCGGCACGTGAAGCTGATTCTGCAATTAAAAGATAAAGGGGCAATTGCCTTTGATTATGGAAACAACCTGCGTGGACGCGCTAAGGAGCAGGGCGTTGCCAATGCTTTTGATTATCCGGGTTTTGTTCCGGCCTACATCCGGCCGCTCTTCTGCGAGGGCAAAGGCCCATTCCGCTGGGCGGCACTTTCGGGCGATCCGCAGGATATTTATGAAACTGACAAAAAGATCCTTGAACTTTTTCCTAATGATGAACCGCTTGCCCGCTGGATAAAAATGGCGCAGGATAAAATTGCCTTTCAGGGGCTTCCATGCCGGATATGCTGGCTCGGCCAGGGTGCCAGGGAAAAAGCCGGAGTCGCTTTCAATCAAATGGTGGCGGAAGGCAAATTGAAGGCACCCATCGTCATTGGCCGCGATCACCTTGATACCGGCTCGGTGGCTTCACCCAACCGCGAAACCGAAGCGATGAAAGACGGCTCTGACGCGATTGCCGACTGGCCTATTCTCAACGCCCTCATCAATACAGCCGGTGGAGCCTCCTGGGTTTCGGTGCATCATGGCGGAGGCGTGGGCATTGGCTATTCCATTCATGCCGGAATGGTGATCGTGGCAGACGGAACGGCAGATGCGGTAAAACGGCTCCGCAGGGTGCTGCACAATGATCCCGCTACAGGCGTGATCCGTCATGCAGATGCAGGATATGACATTGCCATTGATACTGCACGGCAGCACCGGCTTGACCTGAAAGAACGGTTGAAATGA
- a CDS encoding phospholipase, whose product MISNISENFLETRRTARYFTAGNAESARHVVYLLHGYGHSAAQMLERLSPALPAAFVVAPEGLSRYYKEGYNGRVGASWMTKESREQEISDYIFYLDHLHRHLFPGQSPPVTILGFSQGASTAARWAALGKVQPQLLILWGGKLPPDLPDNAISKLLKNTALHYITGTEDQFVTPDVLSNEKERLEKLGVSFNLFNYETGHKFELKVLASFLEKNPLYG is encoded by the coding sequence ATGATTAGTAACATAAGCGAGAATTTTCTTGAAACCCGCAGGACTGCACGCTATTTTACAGCGGGAAATGCAGAATCCGCCCGCCATGTGGTTTACCTGCTTCACGGCTACGGCCATTCGGCAGCCCAAATGCTGGAACGGCTGTCACCCGCATTGCCTGCTGCGTTCGTGGTGGCACCTGAGGGCCTGAGCAGATATTACAAGGAAGGCTACAATGGTCGTGTTGGAGCAAGCTGGATGACCAAGGAAAGTCGCGAGCAGGAAATTTCCGATTATATATTTTATCTGGATCATCTGCACCGGCACCTGTTTCCAGGCCAGAGCCCTCCTGTCACAATTCTTGGATTTTCGCAGGGAGCATCTACGGCAGCACGATGGGCTGCTCTGGGAAAGGTGCAGCCACAACTCCTCATTTTGTGGGGTGGCAAGCTTCCGCCCGATCTTCCTGACAATGCCATCTCAAAGTTGCTGAAAAATACAGCGCTGCATTATATTACTGGAACGGAGGATCAATTTGTAACGCCTGATGTTTTATCAAATGAAAAGGAACGCCTGGAAAAACTGGGAGTTTCTTTTAATTTATTTAATTACGAGACAGGCCACAAATTTGAATTAAAAGTACTTGCATCCTTTTTGGAAAAAAATCCTCTTTATGGTTAA
- a CDS encoding SEC-C metal-binding domain-containing protein has translation MSNVYQLKIILEGSEPVIWRSVQVQADTSLYELHEIIQVLMDWEDYHMFSFEVNGNHISELPGEFEPEEEEADDKMSIKLSEEIRKVGDNFIYTYGHENNWRMLVEVERMMPDKSDAYYPVCTAGENASPPEDTGGIIEYVTMLAALSDPKHKEHKDAVDWLGGDWDAEFFDLARVNRELLRINSDSYPDEYGLRTYDDVKNLNKPTVLLDDEIPAEGIHEWLEAALNEEGSLEHSAMTRLRDKGLDEFEAMAAIAGAMAVEWYYYMKHGVDQLDERYRINLERLPEQPLEVPDLEHAVQIIEQATYGIPIEAIEYLRNQPTENVLDIIVEGLEKAYDRSRFYKEETNQWMSAPLFYAIAAEAHTHERLIEPVFGLYLTSPYATDFIHEQGNYLLSQLSEKYRDIVVPKVIEAAHPDSPYASGSIIYLYDGIQYADPAKYGAQILAVLENPDTPIRDQWAHAVANLQLKEAIPMIKAIIRKREAVKQRRGTISAWWEFHDIIEYKEALEKLESGESKFPAQDGPNHLNRGDWREYYKQWEDRFYDQYEAEEDDEEDEDEEWGSWPIVKDNPVSKMFKDIHQKPTPYIKEKKPGRNDPCYCGSDKKYKKCCMKKDEAVEEM, from the coding sequence ATGAGTAATGTCTATCAACTCAAAATCATCCTTGAAGGAAGCGAGCCGGTAATCTGGCGCTCCGTGCAAGTGCAAGCCGATACTTCCCTTTATGAGCTGCACGAGATCATCCAAGTGCTGATGGATTGGGAAGATTACCACATGTTTTCGTTTGAGGTGAATGGCAATCATATTTCTGAGTTACCGGGGGAATTCGAGCCGGAAGAGGAAGAAGCAGATGATAAAATGAGCATCAAGCTTTCTGAGGAGATACGGAAGGTGGGTGACAATTTTATTTATACATACGGTCATGAGAATAACTGGCGGATGTTAGTGGAGGTGGAGCGGATGATGCCGGATAAATCGGACGCATATTATCCTGTATGTACGGCAGGTGAGAATGCTTCTCCGCCAGAAGATACCGGGGGTATCATAGAATATGTCACGATGTTGGCTGCTCTTTCGGATCCGAAACATAAGGAGCACAAAGATGCCGTGGACTGGCTAGGCGGGGATTGGGATGCGGAATTCTTTGATCTCGCACGGGTAAATAGGGAGCTGCTGAGGATAAATTCTGATTCTTATCCGGACGAATATGGCCTGCGCACATACGATGATGTGAAGAACCTGAATAAACCTACAGTTTTGCTGGATGATGAAATACCTGCTGAGGGCATACATGAATGGCTGGAAGCCGCGCTGAATGAAGAAGGATCGCTTGAGCATTCGGCAATGACGCGACTGAGGGATAAGGGTTTGGACGAGTTCGAGGCGATGGCGGCCATTGCAGGGGCTATGGCTGTGGAATGGTATTATTACATGAAACATGGCGTGGATCAACTGGATGAGCGGTACCGGATAAACCTGGAGCGCCTGCCGGAGCAGCCCCTCGAAGTCCCCGACCTGGAGCATGCCGTGCAGATCATTGAGCAGGCCACCTATGGCATTCCCATAGAGGCCATTGAATACCTGCGAAACCAACCAACGGAAAATGTACTTGACATCATCGTGGAGGGGTTGGAAAAAGCTTATGACAGAAGCCGGTTTTACAAAGAGGAAACTAATCAGTGGATGTCTGCACCGCTGTTCTATGCCATTGCAGCCGAAGCTCATACACATGAGCGCCTCATTGAACCGGTTTTTGGACTTTACCTTACCAGCCCTTATGCCACCGATTTTATACACGAACAGGGAAATTATTTATTGAGCCAGCTTTCTGAAAAATACAGGGATATTGTGGTGCCGAAGGTCATTGAGGCAGCACATCCGGATTCGCCTTACGCATCGGGCTCCATAATTTATCTTTATGATGGAATTCAATATGCCGATCCTGCAAAGTATGGGGCACAAATTTTAGCAGTACTGGAAAATCCTGACACACCTATCAGGGACCAATGGGCGCATGCGGTGGCAAACCTCCAGTTGAAGGAGGCGATCCCAATGATCAAGGCGATTATCAGGAAGCGGGAAGCGGTGAAGCAGCGGAGAGGAACTATCAGTGCCTGGTGGGAATTTCATGATATTATAGAGTATAAAGAGGCTTTGGAAAAACTGGAATCAGGTGAATCAAAGTTCCCGGCCCAGGACGGGCCTAATCATCTTAACCGAGGGGATTGGCGCGAATACTATAAGCAATGGGAGGACAGGTTCTATGATCAATATGAGGCGGAAGAGGACGATGAGGAGGACGAGGATGAGGAATGGGGTTCCTGGCCTATAGTCAAAGATAATCCTGTTTCAAAAATGTTTAAAGACATCCACCAAAAGCCCACGCCATATATAAAAGAAAAGAAACCGGGACGAAACGATCCCTGCTACTGTGGCAGCGATAAGAAATACAAAAAGTGCTGCATGAAGAAAGATGAGGCAGTGGAGGAGATGTAA